The Pelmatolapia mariae isolate MD_Pm_ZW linkage group LG10_11, Pm_UMD_F_2, whole genome shotgun sequence genome includes a region encoding these proteins:
- the LOC134635563 gene encoding uncharacterized protein LOC134635563, translated as MTTKKLLIETLNQLSPEDFAEFKSHIAVEKDLQLMSQSRLKTANTQDVVELMEETYRGECVEETRKALMKMNRTDLVQRLSDKQFPPLSQRVETMESLIELLLETLADLSDSEVKDFIKILRRKRGLMIPTSLSDLQDVQDVVFLMVRTFGQQSVKKIMKILQEMKRTDLAQRLTDSSSEAQNKHLDEHLSALIHKVATMAAVTDLLLETLEDLSDQDLKLFRRLLQFTRFQKSLPQIKLSDDRREIVNVMVDKCGHQSVEVIREVLTDMQRTDLVQRLSESSSGLKAAGSSAEGFDVEETEKEKHSEDERWPALIHKVETMESDIELLLETLDALNEVELSELNKTLRQILDDDYCGMTFSWMWYMRTGLQDTVFLMVQAFGQQSVETTMEVLKKMERTDLAQRLSDCSSLPRKKHSVDERRSALIHKVATTAAVRHLLLENLNDSSHEELKKFKRLLQMIIPWRNLSDILWRLSRSSTRAVIVNLMMDELGQQSVEVTREVFMHMNRTDVVQKLSESSSASRDWQPVQGVPCHSP; from the exons ATGACGACTAAGAAGCTGCTCATTGAAACACTGAACCAGTTGAGTCCAGAGGACTTTGCTGAGTTCAAGTCACACATTGCAGTAGAGAAAGATCTCCAACTGATGTCACAGAGCCGACTGAAAACAGCAAACACCCAGGATGTAGTGGAGCTGATGGAGGAGACGTACAGGGGAGAGTGTGTGGAGGAGACCAGAAAGGCTTTAATGAAGATGAACAGGACTGATCTGGTGCAGAGATTATCAG ACAAACAGTTTCCTCCACTGAGCCAGAGA GTAGAAACGATGGAGTCTCTTATTGAGCTGCTTTTGGAGACACTGGCTGATCTGAGTGACAGCGAGGTCAAAGACTTCATCAAGATCCTGAGAAGAAAACGTGGCTTAATGATCCCAACGAgtctgtcagacctgcaggacGTGCAGGACGTGGTGTTTTTGATGGTGAGGACTTTTGGCCAACAGTCAGTGAAGAAGATCATGAAGATTTTACAGGAGATGAAGAGGACTGATCTGGCTCAGAGGCTGACAGACAGCAGCTCAGAAGCTCAAA acAAACATCTGGATGAACATCTGTCTGCACTGATCCATAAA GTTGCAACAATGGCAGCTGTTACAGATCTGCTTCTAGAAACACTGGAGGATTTGAGTGATCAGGATCTCAAGCTGTTCAGGAGGCTCCTGCAGTTCACTCGTTTTCAGAAGAGTCTTCCACAAATCAAACTGAGTGATGACAGAAGAGAAATAGTGAATGTGATGGTTGATAAATGTGGTCATCAGTCTGTGGAGGTGATCAGGGAGGTTTTAACAGACATGCAGAGAACTGATCTGGTGCAGAGGCTGTCAGAGAGCAGCTCAGGACTCAAAG CTGCAGGATCATCAGCTGAAGGATTTGATGTGGAGGAAACAGAGAAAG agaaacactctgagGATGAACGTTGGCCTGCACTGATCCACAAA GTAGAAACGATGGAGTCTGATATTGAGCTGCTGCTGGAAACTCTGGATGCTCTCAATGAGGTGGAGCTCAGTGAGCTCAACAAGACCCTGCGACAAATTCTTGATGATGACTATTGTGGCATGACCTTCTCATGGATGTGGTACATGAGGACAGGCCTGCAGGACACAGTGTTTCTGATGGTGCAGGCTTTCGGCCAACAGTCAGTGGAGACGACCATGGAGGTCTTAAAGAAGATGGAGAGGACTGATCTGGCTCAGAGGCTGTCAGACTGCAGCTCACTGCCTAGAA AGAAACACTCTGTGGATGAACGACGCTCTGCACTGATCCACAAA GTGGCAACAACAGCAGCTGTCAGACATCTGCTTTTAGAAAATTTGAATGATTCGAGTCATGAGGAGCTgaagaaatttaagaggctctTACAGATGATTATTCCTTGGAGGAATCTGTCTGATATCTTATGGAGGTTGAGTCGATCATCAACCAGAGCAGTTATAGTGAATCTGATGATGGATGAACTTGGTCAGCAGTCTGTGGAGGTGACCAGAGAAGTTTTCATGCACATGAACAGAACTGATGTGGTGCAGAAGTTATCAGAGAGCAGCTCAGCATCCAGAG actggcaacctgtccagggtgtaccctgccacTCTCCCTAA